A segment of the Deinococcus hopiensis KR-140 genome:
TCAGCGAGTGGCACTGCCGGTACGGTCTGCAGGTGATGAGCGTCACTGAGGACTGCCTGGAGATCGCGGTGAACCGCCACCCAGGAATGCAGCAGAAGTGCTGGTGCTGGCCTGTGAGGTGCTGAACGCGCCGGTGTGGTCTTTCTGGTGGGATTGAAGAGCGGGAGCCGAGACTGGGGCTGCTGAGCAGGGCCAACATTGGGAGCTCAGAACAAGGCTGCCCACCCTGATGGGAAAGGGGCAGGAGGTTCAAGCAGTCCGACTTCCCAGGGTGGT
Coding sequences within it:
- a CDS encoding DUF4253 domain-containing protein → MFLALLPSLTTWDAAVRLGFGGFSGCPVPAEHDAVLSEWHCRYGLQVMSVTEDCLEIAVNRHPGMQQKCWCWPVRC